The Acomys russatus chromosome 3, mAcoRus1.1, whole genome shotgun sequence genome has a window encoding:
- the Slc34a1 gene encoding sodium-dependent phosphate transport protein 2A isoform X2 codes for MMSYGERLGGPAVSPLPVRGRHMVHGAAFAYVPSPQVLHRIPGTSTYAFSCLSPVTLTEHSSPYGEVLECHDPLPAKLAQEEEQKPEPRLSQKLAQAATKLLKVPLMLGFLYLFVCSLDVLSSAFQLAGGKVAGDIFKDNAILSNPVAGLVVGILVTVLVQSSSTSTSIIVSMVSSGLLEVSSAIPIIMGSNIGTSVTNTIVALMQAGDRTDFRRAFAGATVHDCFNWLSVLVLLPLEAATGYLHHVTGLVVASFNIRGGRDAPDLLKVITEPFTRLIIQLDKSVITSIAVGDESLRNHSLIRTWCRPDPTEASTSMSRTEANVSLANTTMEKCNHIFVGTGLSDLAVGLILLAGSLVVLCSCLILLVKMLNSLLKGQVANVIQKVINTDFPAPFTWVTGYFAMVVGASMTFVVQSSSVFTSAITPLIGLGVISIERAYPLTLGSNIGTTTTAILAALASPKEKLSSSFQIALCHFFFNISGILLWYPLPCTRLPIRMAKALGKRTAKYRWFAVLYLLVCFLLLPSLVFGISMAGWQAMVGVGTPFGALLAFVVLVNVLQNRSPGHLPKWLQTWDFLPHWMHSLQPLDGLITRATLCYARPEPRSPQLPPRVFLEELPPATPSPRLALPAHHNATRL; via the exons ATGATGTCCTATGGAGAGAGACTGGGGGGACCAGCAGTCTCCCCACTTCCAGTACGAGGGAGACACATGGTGCATGGGGCAGCCTTTGCTTATGTGCCCAGCCCACAAG TCTTGCACAGGATTCCAGGGACATCCACCTATGCCTTCTCCTGTCTGAGCCCTGTGACACTCACAGAGCACAGCAGTCCCTATGGGGAGGTCCTGGAATGCCATGACCCGCTCCCAGCCAAGCTGGCCCAGGAAGAGGAGCAAAAGCCAG AGCCCAGGCTATCCCAGAAGCTTGCCCAGGCTGCCACAAAGCTCCTCAAGGTGCCTCTGATGCTGGGTTTCCTTTACCTCTTTGTCTGCTCCCTGGACGTGCTCAGCTCTGCCTTCCAGCTGGCTGGAG GGAAGGTGGCTGGTGACATCTTCAAGGACAACGCCATCCTGTCCAACCCAGTAGCAGGGCTGGTGGTGGGGATCCTGGTGACCGTGCTGGTACAAAGCTCCAGCACCTCAACATCCATCATTGTCAGCATGGTCTCCTCTGGCT TGTTGGAGGTGAGCTCTGCCATTCCGATCATCATGGGCTCCAACATCGGAACCTCTGTCACCAACACCATCGTGGCCCTAATGCAGGCAGGGGACAGGACTGATTTCAGGCG GGCTTTTGCAGGGGCCACAGTGCACGACTGCTTTAACTGGCTATCTGTGCTGGTCCTGCTGCCCCTGGAGGCTGCCACGGGCTACTTGCATCATGTCACCGGGCTGGTGGTTGCCTCCTTCAACATCCGTGGTGGCCGTGATGCCCCTGACCTTCTTAAGGTCATCACAGAACCCTTCACAAGGCTCATCATTCAG CTGGATAAGTCTGTGATCACCAGCATTGCTGTGGGGGACGAGTCCCTGAGGAATCACAGTCTCATCCGGACTTGGTGCCGCCCAGACCCAACAGAG GCTTCCACTTCTATGTCCAGGACAGAGGCTAACGTCAGCCTTGCAAATACCACCATGGAGAAAT GCAACCATATCTTTGTGGGTACGGGGCTGTCTGACTTGGCTGTGGGGCTCATTCTGCTGGCTGGCTCCCTGGTGGTTCTGTGCAGTTGTCTCATCCTCCTTGTCAAGATGCTCAACTCTCTGCTCAAGGGTCAAGTGGCCAATGTCATCCAGAAGGTCATCAACACAG ACTTTCCAGCCCCCTTCACCTGGGTCACAGGCTACTTTGCCATGGTTGTGGGCGCCAGCATGACCTTTGTCGTCCAGAGCAGTTCTGTATTCACCTCAGCCATCACCCCACTCATTG GCCTAGGTGTGATCAGCATTGAGCGGGCCTACCCTCTCACACTGGGCTCCAACATtggcaccaccaccacagccatcctGGCAGCACTGGCCAGCCCCAAGGAGAAGCTGTCCAGCTCCTTTCAG ATTGCCCTCTGCCACTTCTTCTTCAACATCTCAGGCATCCTGCTGTGGTACCCGCTGCCCTGCACACGCCTGCCCATCCGCATGGCCAAGGCACTGGGCAAACGCACCGCCAAATACCGCTGGTTTGCCGTCCTCTACCTCCTAGTGTGCTTCCTGCTTTTGCCCTCACTGGTGTTCGGTATTTCCATGGCAGGCTGGCAAGCTATGGTCGGGGTGGGCACACCCTTTGGGGCCCTGCTGGCCTTCGTGGTGCTTGTCAACGTCCTGCAGAACCGAAGTCCTGGGCACCTCCCCAAGTGGCTGCAGACATGGGACTTCCTGCCCCACTGGATGCACTCTTTGCAGCCCCTGGATGGTCTCATCACACGAGCTACCTTGTGCTATGCCAGGCCTGAGCCCCGGTCGCCGCAGCTCCCCCCTAGAGTCTTCCTGGAGGAGCTTCCCCCTGCCACGCCCTCCCCTCGCCTGGCACTGCCTGCTCACCACAATGCCACCCGTCTCTAG
- the Slc34a1 gene encoding sodium-dependent phosphate transport protein 2A isoform X1: MMSYGERLGGPAVSPLPVRGRHMVHGAAFAYVPSPQVLHRIPGTSTYAFSCLSPVTLTEHSSPYGEVLECHDPLPAKLAQEEEQKPEPRLSQKLAQAATKLLKVPLMLGFLYLFVCSLDVLSSAFQLAGGKVAGDIFKDNAILSNPVAGLVVGILVTVLVQSSSTSTSIIVSMVSSGLLEVSSAIPIIMGSNIGTSVTNTIVALMQAGDRTDFRRAFAGATVHDCFNWLSVLVLLPLEAATGYLHHVTGLVVASFNIRGGRDAPDLLKVITEPFTRLIIQLDKSVITSIAVGDESLRNHSLIRTWCRPDPTEASSVSHCSLGTHSLDKGREITY; this comes from the exons ATGATGTCCTATGGAGAGAGACTGGGGGGACCAGCAGTCTCCCCACTTCCAGTACGAGGGAGACACATGGTGCATGGGGCAGCCTTTGCTTATGTGCCCAGCCCACAAG TCTTGCACAGGATTCCAGGGACATCCACCTATGCCTTCTCCTGTCTGAGCCCTGTGACACTCACAGAGCACAGCAGTCCCTATGGGGAGGTCCTGGAATGCCATGACCCGCTCCCAGCCAAGCTGGCCCAGGAAGAGGAGCAAAAGCCAG AGCCCAGGCTATCCCAGAAGCTTGCCCAGGCTGCCACAAAGCTCCTCAAGGTGCCTCTGATGCTGGGTTTCCTTTACCTCTTTGTCTGCTCCCTGGACGTGCTCAGCTCTGCCTTCCAGCTGGCTGGAG GGAAGGTGGCTGGTGACATCTTCAAGGACAACGCCATCCTGTCCAACCCAGTAGCAGGGCTGGTGGTGGGGATCCTGGTGACCGTGCTGGTACAAAGCTCCAGCACCTCAACATCCATCATTGTCAGCATGGTCTCCTCTGGCT TGTTGGAGGTGAGCTCTGCCATTCCGATCATCATGGGCTCCAACATCGGAACCTCTGTCACCAACACCATCGTGGCCCTAATGCAGGCAGGGGACAGGACTGATTTCAGGCG GGCTTTTGCAGGGGCCACAGTGCACGACTGCTTTAACTGGCTATCTGTGCTGGTCCTGCTGCCCCTGGAGGCTGCCACGGGCTACTTGCATCATGTCACCGGGCTGGTGGTTGCCTCCTTCAACATCCGTGGTGGCCGTGATGCCCCTGACCTTCTTAAGGTCATCACAGAACCCTTCACAAGGCTCATCATTCAG CTGGATAAGTCTGTGATCACCAGCATTGCTGTGGGGGACGAGTCCCTGAGGAATCACAGTCTCATCCGGACTTGGTGCCGCCCAGACCCAACAGAG GCAAGCTCGGTGAGTCACTGCAGCCTCGGAACGCACAGTCTGGATAAAGGAAGAGAAATCACAtactga